In Danio rerio strain Tuebingen ecotype United States chromosome 9, GRCz12tu, whole genome shotgun sequence, the genomic window GTCCCCTATTACAGCTCTCCTCTGAGTTCAGTCTAATGGAAAAGAGATCAGTTCATGTAAAACATCTACAGTTACTGCCTATTGCAAACTATCAATCAAATTTGTTCACATATATCAGTAATCATTTACATACAatatacactaactggccactttattaggtacaccttactagtaccaggtttgagccccttttgccttcagaactgccttaatccattgtggcatagattcaacaaagtactggacacattcctcagagatttttcctccatactgacatgacagcatcacgcagttgctgcagattttttgccTGCACATCAAAGATTTAAATCtccccgttccaccacatcccaccaaaggtgctttattggattgagttctggtgagtggggaggccatttgagaacagtaaACTCAATGTCATGTccatgaaaccagtctgagatgatttacgctttaggacatggtgcattattctgctggaagcagccatcggaagatgtgtacactgtggtcataaggggatggacatggtcagcaacaatactcaggtaggctgcggCGTTGACtgatcttacctatgaaatgttctgcctttgtgctttgttttctttgtttgttcgttactacacccgtacaacAGCGCTAaaatccagcatcttcacgtagtaacactgtcttgactagtgcggttgaatgacgcttgtcctgggagcactgtacaaatatggcggcgctattcaCGCATGTTCAGGGTCCccatgcgatatctagtgtatttaTCTAtgggttgtaataactcttccgAATGAAAAGCCTAGTTTACTACATttaatcagctcacagtagaaaaaaaacaagcaaagcctactgttttctcatttaatgttccatttctctaggaactCCACCacgatgtgaaaaaaaaaaaacggtcgcagcttccagttcatggagactttaaaggggtggtccactacgatctcatattttaaactttagctgatgtgcaatgtagctgtgtgaacataaacaacatctctgaatgtaaaatgttctaagttcaatgcaaagggagaccttggtttttacagagttagcttagcaaagcctacaatgaacgaattttggggactacaaaaaaatacttccgccccctgtgacatCACAAGTTGGTTtactgcgcatcccacactgcgtatacaggtaagggccgtggccagaagcactgtaacgttatagcagagatgaagcttaaaaatgcgtctaaacgctgctgtttccacagagcttcgtctgtttctgtatttgggcttccaaaggacacgacacaaagacagaagtgccttcagttcaatattaattatcttccagagaattataaaatactcagcaagcatgatttgacaaaacagctccagaatctctcccagttcagtgctggattcggctaaaatctcctcaaagcagaagttgtaagctacaagtaagtgtttttatttgttaaaattgatcatgacatgtacagtgtctagcgttaacggtatgctgtagcaatgatgtaaacaatgcgaaatgctgctttgcgggcaaacgatttagctacaaattcatttCTATCAGCCAAACTGCtgtaacacacactcactccaccagcacgttcgtgtctcttatgtgtgtgcgcacggGACTGCACTaataccgtacgttcacaccgaaatcggcgagagcgtcaaaggtcGCTCTGgtcgccctggcgacaacgctgtctgccttcagctccggcggcgagagcgtcaaaactcgctacattgatctcgtacttaaaggagccgttgcagcatatcagttacattcctgcataaaacatgtttctagcgtgaaaatgttgcgcacttttttatcaaattcataaaacaatggaagatcaagttgcgtgtggtgtggctttgctctatttatccaatatgtgtccatatgtctgaaatatcctgaagcagctatactgttttgtactgtcacatcgcgtgagattccctcttttttaagataaatttatataacattaatgaacatcagtaacttatttaatgtatgtttctgttagaaaacattgtaaataattggaaatccggcgaccgcaataatcaaacccttgggaacaactgtggtcggaaccaaagttcacaggtctgtgttccctgaactgctatcaagcgttGGACGTCTTCaatctgattgcttgccgccgaaccgcgtcatagctcattaccataaagttgacttcatttcaactctcctcgacgctcacaccGGCGAAGAcgtgccgcgctgctcctcgccgcttatcgtcgcctattgctgccggctctcattgaaaatgaatgacttccggctactttgacgctctcgccgctttcagtgTGAACATACGGTCAGTCTTCAAGCAGCTCCatgtgtttcacatctcagataatgaagtcgcaaaagatatctggatgattcatattacttacacctgcatattccggatactcGTGAAAGACGTCATacgcatagagttaaaaaaatacagattagcttacctgactagtggtcgcagcagaataataaatcaaggtCAACAGGtagcatctcacatcttgtgctttactcttctgtcacgatatattacagaaaataacttaatccaagcatcagagaaaaagaaagtcccaTGCACATGCGCTTGCTAAAGAAAgtttacacatttacacacacatagacgcacacacagacgctgttaaaggagccgcaccccattttcactccttagttacagacacttgtcagatgttattttagagagcaggcgcgaggttgactgcatgtttacacagcagaaaagcgcgtgcttttacgggcgtgacgtggagctgatccgccaatagcagcacattatgacgatgaccaatcagagccacttaagggcgggccttttagaggaactaggaaatatgacagtcgttttcatgttagctgagtagctgtgtataatcaaagtgagatatatgaaaaaattacgcgatttccttcaagtgaaccataagcacacattgctttgcatcttataaacaaaaCCAAGCCttaaattacattctggaccacccctttaataatacaataaaaaagtacAATGTACCAGAATTAGCCAAAAGGCAGTTTTTCATCTGCTTCTACAgctttgaattacaaggacacaaggcatgtcctcataaaccacctcaacattgGTCATACCAATGTCACTATACATATTTTTGTCCTAATAAACCTTCAAAACTagtaaacacatgcacacaccataTTCTCTGTTTGGTACACCACAACAGCACCACTGGGATGCCTTTCCAGGAACAATCTCCCTCATTTGCTCCACGTTATTACAGAGATCTTCCAGAATCGTTCCCTCTCAAGTCAGCTGACAGAGGTCTCAGTAAAGGCTAATCTCATTATTGTCCTTGTACAGTATGCTGAGGCTTTCTAACCCCCACTAAAGCACTACATTTCCCAGGTCTCCCTGGGGGCGAAATGCAGATAAGAAAAGCAGAACGTCCATGAATGCGTGAGCAGCCGAGCGTAACTCAGACACCTAGCGCAAAGCCAGGCATGAATAAAAGATGGAAAAACTCTCATCAGGGTGAAACATGTGTCCCATGGATACAACCACTACAGActgtcacgaaaaaaaaacatTCGGTATCAGCAAATGTGAGCGAGGCAGATGGATGTGAAAATGCTTTAGGTGGATGTGGGACAGCTACTGTACGGCACTTAAAGTTGAATGATGATAAAATATTGATGTTACATGGCAGGATTAAGAGGTATGCTGTattttatataagaaaaaaaatcactggaAAGGTTGTGGAacagaaatattttatgttttatttatttatcatgaatagtaattgtattatttttttcagtaaaacaaATTATAGATATTCAAGGCGCAATTTGTGATTTTCCCCACTAGAGGGTGCAGATTCACAACAAACAATGGTGTAGTTTATTGACTGTATGTCTTGGAGTGTGGAAGCTTCGAAGCTGTGCTCTTCATTACATACAGTGCATCAATTACAGATTTAATTTCAGGAGTATTACCTGGTGAGATGATGTAGAAGAAATCTTTAAACTCGTCCATCCAGACTTCAGCCAATCGTCTGTTGTTCTTGTTTATCACCTGACCAGTCCCGCCCGGAAAGCTGTAAGGTGTGGCTTTCCGGAACACATGTCCGACGTGAGAACATGTCACTATCTCTAGAGATCCTCCACATTGCCAGATCTGTTTACATACATACAAAACACACCAGAATCAACAACGTTGTCAAAATCAAAtcaactacactcaaaaaaaaaattatgtttgttttttgttcaaactacagcagcggaaaaaagtattgaacacgtcaccatttttctcagaaaatatatttctaaaggagctgttgacttgaaattttcccagACGTTAGTAACCAACCAAATAAACCCATATATGCAgagaaaacaaattaagttataagttatgcataataaaatgacacagggaaaacatattgaacacatgaagaaagggtggTGCTGAAAGGCAGTGAATGCCCAGACAGTAGCTGAAATTTcacagtagttcttcagcaactctctgcctttcctcagtgtaaatgaatatcatctgcttcagtccaacatctacttCATCAGGAAGATGACGATGaaatcagggtggacatttcagcaagacaataagcCAAAACACAGCAAAGGAATGTGGTTTCCCcaacattccaaagacatgtggcacaggtgaattgagttagctaaattgcccgtagtgtatgagtgtgaatgagtgtgtgtggatgtttcccagagatgggttacggctggaagggcatccgctgcgtaaaacatgctggataagttggtggtttcattccgctgtggcgaccccggattaatagagggactaagccgacaagaaaaatgaatgaatgttttttacgACTATGATCATTGTCATTATGAAAGACATTTTATGTTCTCCTACAGTATATTGTGTTCTTATTTAaatagatattcattcattcattcgttcgttttcgacttagtccctttattaatccaggtcgccacagcggaatgaaccgccaacttatccagcacccggaggaaacccatgagaaaacaggaagaacatgcaaacttcacacagaaacgccaactgactcaaccgaggctcgaaccagcgactttcttgctgtgaggcgacagcactacctactgcgccactgtgttgcatTTAAATAGatacttcacccaaaactgaaaattgacTCACTATTAGTACTAAAACAATATGAGTTTCTGTctcatgttgaacacaaaagaggatattttaaagaaagaggcaaacctgtagccattgccttacatagtaaaaaaaaaaaacaaatactataaaaataattgctggattttcttttttagttGAACTATCTGTTTAatctaaaaaagcaaaaaataaataaataaacaaataagcctCACCCTGAAAGACATCTCAAGATTTTCGCCTCCCCATATATCCATCCCTGAGTCATAGGTGCCAATCTCTTCAAAATACGTTCGGTCAATAGAGAACAGACCTCCTGCCATCGTGGGAGTTCTGTGGAAAGGAATCAAACAAAATCTCATTAGGAACTGATTTCTTATGTGCACTAAGCATCAAAGGCTAATTTAACTGACGTGAACCCTGATGTTAACTGATGTGTTAAAGAATCATCTGATCAACACCTAGaaccacacagaatctgcactcAGAGAAATCTGAAGATTTGCACCAGATTTGTTAGCCCATCATCTAGTTTATATATTTACTCATGTATATGGgtctaaatgtatatattaatttcatttttaggaTTAATTTCAGATCTATTACTGAATAATATGCAAATTAGtgtatgatttatgtacaatacagtttgtaaagtaatattttctgtcttttagtagatatacagTACTGAGCAAAAGTAAGACTTTGGCACAACATATAATCAGACccttcattaaaaacaaacagaaaatataggaaatatggtaaaaacaacaacaccaccaccacaacATTTCCTCTTCAAACAAAAGtctatgtttaatgtttaattgtccaGACATTTTCTGAATTAATATACTGTGCAATATCAGGCTTCTTTCATCCCTTTTCAGAGTTCATCTTTAGGTTTAGAGtgtcatttctttctttttctttccagGTGATCTCATAAAGCCTCTATAATGTTCAGGTCTGGACCCTGTGCAGGCCATTTCATGAATGGCTGTGTTTCATAAACTGTTTTCTTGGCTCCAAATAGGATTTTACTGCAAGTAGCGGATCACTATCATactgaaaatataaaacataatcaCTGATAGTCCTTTTCAGAGAGAGCACTGCACTTTTCAACTTTCACAATTCCATCAATTCAGACAATATTGCTAACAACATTGCAGCTCAAACCCGGACAAACAGCCTCTCTCCAACATTGTCTTTCACATGCCttaattaaaccaaaataattcaAACTCTAACCAAactcctatcctaacaaaccatacatcaactaAAAGATAACATATTTATCATGTATAAACCTCAATCAAAAAAAGATGGACAAAAAATACACTTATGACTACTTTTGTGATAAAGAGTCACATATATTCGTTATATCATGAATAAAACAACAGATCTCATGTTAGCCTAAAACTTTGTACTGTATGCAAGAGACTTTCTTTGTTTACAACAGGGGTCaacaaacttgtttctggagggtcggtgtcctgcagattttggctccaaccctaatcaaacacacctgaacaagctaatcaaggtcttactaggtatactttaaACAATCAGGCAGGtaagttgaggcaagttggagctaaaccctgcagggacaccggcccaccagggCTGAGATTGGTGACCCGTGATTTACCAGATAACTGGTtctaataggatttgcattgtaaaccttaaataacaGTTAAAAAGTTACTGTTTTTGTGTTAATGTGTTATGATTTTAGTTACtatactcctaaaataattccatctacagttaaagtcagaattattagcctccctgaattattattgtttattttttccccaatttctgtttaacagagagaagatttttcaaacaaatttctaaacataatagttttaataacttatttctaataacggatttattttatctttgccatgatgaccgtaaatattatttgactagatattttccaagacacttctatacagcttaaagtgacatttaaaggcttaactaggttaattaggttaactaggcaggttagggtaattaggcaagctattgtataacagggatttgttctgtagacagtcgagaaAAATATAGCTAAATGGGCTAAAAAAAATTTCcataaatggtgtttaaaaaatgaaaaactgcttttattctagccgaaataaaacaaataagactttctccagaagaaaaaatattatcagacatactgtgaaaatgtcctttatctgttaaacatcatttggaaaatattttaaaaaaagaagaaaaaaattcaaaggggggctaataattcagacttcaactgtagatatcTGCAAATTTGTGGGACTAGGTTTTGTGccgaaatagcaaaaaaaattcTGCTGATTCTGTCTGGCACTGTATGTGGGTCATTCATAGTGCCATTTGTGAATAATTCATAGGCTACTGAGCAAACATAATTTGATGCAATGACAAGTAATGCAAAGTAAATTTTAAagcacattaattaattaaacaattaacgGATTGATTGATTACCTTACAGGAAGAGTCCGGTCCCCTTTACGGCGGTCCATCTCTCTTTGAGGAACTGGATACCATCTAAAGTTGAGTTTCCAGTTGAATCCCCCATAGGTCATATCTGAGCCGGCCATGTACTCAAATGTCTCATCACTGATGACATCAATAATCGGGCAGACCACAGCCCTCCTAGaatgacaaacaaaaataatcCATTCTTCTTAAACAGtgttacaataaaacaaaaggacATTTTGTCAAGAATtgtttgtaattacatttatgtACAATCAATTATTAAGGGTAAGAACAATATTTTGTGACAAATTTGTACACCTTGGTGGTTGTTTTCACCGAACAAAATCCTTTAGTCTTTTACAGTCTTATGAGGATAAGCCTTTAAGGCTTTATTATGTAAAACCAACCAACTGGATATACTTTATCCCTCACTTAACAGTATAAATGTGCTGATATTcataaatcaaatatattgtaaaaaagcAACGTTTACAATTTTGATATCATCTGCACTTCAATACACAGtgaataaatattattagtaCTTATCAATATTAATAGCGCCATAAATACAGCACCAAATGTTTGGAAAATAAATTGGTTAACTTCATAGCTCAAACATTAACATTTTCCCTTTAACCTGGCCTACTACATAGTGAAATACTATTGGTAAATTCAGAGTATTTATAGGTTCATTGTATGTTAACTGTGCAGTAAGGCTCCAATTGTTCACATTAGTTAATTTAACTGAACTCATGATGAAAACTACAAAAGCCTTTATTAATATCAGCTGATGTTCATTTCTTAGTTACTGCCTCAGTTAAGAGCGACTCTACAGGCTTACACAGATACATACACAAGAACAGTACCAGtcttgccagatgtagctgactgattccagcccaaaaactaTCCAAAAAATCCGCCAAAATGGCAATATAACCACCCAGAAATGTGGAGGCTATCATAAGCGGTTGTAAAGTTGAGGaccaggggtggggtggggggtgaTGGCATCTATAATTAAAGACCGGCAAAGGGGTCTGTGTTTGGGGGAACGATATTACATACAcacatagacatatatatatatgtatatatatatatatatatatatatatatatatatatatatatatatatatatacatatatatatatatatatacatatatatatatatatatatacatatacatatatatatatacatatatatatatatatatatatatatatatatatatatatatatatatatatatatatatatatatatatatatatacatatacatatatatatatatatatatatatatatatatatatatatacatatacatatacatatatatatatatatatatatatatatatatatatatatacatatacatatatatatatatatatatatatatatatatatatatatatatatatatatatatatacatacatacatacatacatacatacatacatacatatatatatatacatatatatatatatacatacatacatatatatatatatatacatacatacatacatacatacatatatatatatatatatatatatatatatatacacatatatatatatatatatacacatatatatatatatatatatatatatatatatatatatatatatatatatatatatatatacatatacatatacatatatacatatacatatatacatatatatatatatatatacatatatatatatatatatatatatatacatatatatatatatatatacatatatatatatatatatatatatatacatatatatatatatatatatatatatatatatatatatatatatatacacatatatatatatacacacacacatatatatatatatatatatatatatatatatatatatatacacatatacatatatatatatatatatatatatatatatatatatatatatatatatatatatatatatatatatatatatatatatatatgtatatgtatataatagttatttataattatatacttTTCGACTTGGACTTACTTTacatcctgtaaatagtgaatgcgcttggcgcgacgcagctggctcttaaagggaatgggagatgagactcccAAAACATGTTTATtcccaaaacacacctataactcattaagaaaataaactcaacccttttagaccatgtgccatggcgcaaagcgggttttcccgtccttaaattagcaaaaatgcgttttGACATgctctgaaagcgtttgcgccctgcgttttgcgctctgagtatggaccgtcaaaatagagccctaagtttGAAACCAcattagggtgagtaaatagtcaatacattttcatttggggtgaactgtccctttaacaataaatcttatttttaaatacagtttatattGCACTTTATTCCGTTCTAGTTTTGACAAGAAGCacaagaaaagcaaaaataaagtACTAAGTCTTCTGAAAAATGTCTAGACAAATTAGAATTTTGAGACTATGGAGTATAAAGTTTTCAGCACATTCACCTGTCCTCTTTGATCCGTGCCATCAGAGGCTCCAGCCAGCCTGTAGTGCACTCACAGTGGGCATCCAGAAAGGTGATGACCTGTCCTCGTGTGGCAGCTGCCCCTCTCAGCCGTGCTCGAATTAATCCAGTTCGCTGCTCCATCCTCAAAATTCGCACCGGAACCTCCAGAGTTGCAACATAGTCCTCCAATTTTTTCTTTAGAAAATCTGacaaacaaaagcaaattatAGATGAGATTAGTGTACTCCTCAAATCATTTAGGACTAAATCTGtgatttctatatttttttcaaggaaaacctttattttaatatgtataatCCTTCACTGTCACTTAAAACTTGTTATGTTTTTAATTACAtattatacatataatatttgtatagctttgtttaccaaaacaATTGGTTCTAATTTGCATTGTTAATCGTAACTGTAAGTACTTctatttattatacttaaatactAAATACTATATACGCATGtataaaaatacatcattttatttttgtaactttaataaaaattaaataatatacaataaagacaatgcagtgttgattattcaatatcAGTACCTGAATAGTGAATACCTGAAAACTATAATTACATCTTACACATATAATATTTGTATAGCTTTGTTCACCAAACAATTGGTTCAAATTTGCATAATTAACCGTAAATATAAGTGCTGAAATACCTGAAAACTAgaattcacttttatctttactaaattttatttatctctgcttgcaatttatttgttatatattatttgagATTCACTCCTCTAAAAAAATCccccaatcaatccaaataaacctgttaaatcatctagtgaaattgtatttatatcacaatatatgtcACAGAAACACAAAATATGGCAATGTCAGATCTTTCCAATATTGCGCAGCCCTAATTCAAGTATACACATATTTGTTAAACTAACTTCCAAAGCTTTGTGGGGTTTTTCTGCTTTTCCAAAAtttttccaggcctgaaaaaaATACCATGTCAAAATGACTTTCATGACTTTTTCAGGTGTTccatgttgccagatgtagctgagaTGCATCTAAAACCCGCTGAAAACCAAAAAGCACCgcccaaatattttatttaagacTACAATAACCTGTTGAGAAGCGGGTGGTGGGGTTGAGGGGTGAGTGAGATGTCATGTCCTTGGGAGATCACAATTGTTGTAAGCGTTTGTGTGTGAAGAACAGGGGTATGGCATGACTTTGGGAGATAATAACAGGTTTATAAGTAAAGACTGGGGCTGGCGGGCACGCCGTTGCAAAACCGCTTAAATTTTCACCACCTGTCATTTTTACCCGAAAAATCTAACTGAAAACCACCCAATGGGTGGGAAACTGCCAAATCTGGCAATACTGACTGCCATAGAGGTAAAGCTTGCATTAGTTGTTTGCTTTTCAGCCTAATGATTTCAGGCCCAAGGTTAGAACCACTAGACTAAATCCactagtcaacatttaaattcgGCTACTGTGGTATCAAATGAATAACTTAACAtagaaatgcaaatgtaaacattCATTTAGGAAAATGATATGATGAGGACCTCTTTCACTGGCATCATCCACCAGCAGTATCTCATACAGCAGTTGTCTGGGCGAGCGGTTTATGGCGCTGTGTACGGTTCTTAGCAGTGTACTCCATGCCTCATTATGAAACACGATAACAATGCTGGTGTTTGGAAGGTCATCAGGGTAGGTCTTCGTCTTACAGCTGGGGAAGGCACAAAAACAAAGTTAATATGATCAACGTGTAGAAAATAAAgacaatgttttaaaatactgtacaaataatgCTAATTATTGtaaacatataataaacaatGCAAAATTATCATCCATGAATTGTTGATCAACTGTAATTAGGCCATGTTCCCTCTAGGTGTTAAAGACCCTGTCCATTGAAGAAGATAGAAATAATGTATTGCCAAAAATTGGAGGAATAGTAGAAAGGTCTTTGAGGTGTAGAGGCCACTCTAAGGGTTACT contains:
- the galnt13 gene encoding polypeptide N-acetylgalactosaminyltransferase 13 isoform X3; this encodes MRRFVYCKVVLTTSLVWVLVDVFLLLYFSECNKCDNRKDHSLLPALRAVMSRAHEAPGEMGKAVVIPKEEQDKMKELFKINQFNLMASDMIALNRSLPDVRLDGCKTKTYPDDLPNTSIVIVFHNEAWSTLLRTVHSAINRSPRQLLYEILLVDDASERDFLKKKLEDYVATLEVPVRILRMEQRTGLIRARLRGAAATRGQVITFLDAHCECTTGWLEPLMARIKEDRRAVVCPIIDVISDETFEYMAGSDMTYGGFNWKLNFRWYPVPQREMDRRKGDRTLPVRTPTMAGGLFSIDRTYFEEIGTYDSGMDIWGGENLEMSFRIWQCGGSLEIVTCSHVGHVFRKATPYSFPGGTGQVINKNNRRLAEVWMDEFKDFFYIISPGVVRVDYGDVSSRKALRESLKCKPFSWYLENVYPDSQIPRRYYSLGEIRNVETNQCVDNMGRKENEKVGFFNCHGMGGNQVFSYTADKEIRTDDLCLDASRLNGPVVMLKCHHMKGNQMFEYDAERLTLLHVNSNQCLDMPSEEDKMVPTLKDCSGRRSQQWILRNMTLGV